The Chitinophaga parva genomic sequence ATGAAAATGCTGTGGTAAGATTTATAGGTATTCTGGTAAGAGCCACCCAGCATGATGCCCAGCTTGTCGTTGAGAAAGCGGTTGCCCAGGGAAAGCGTGCCCATGGAGTTGAGTGGTGCTTTGCGGTGGGTATAGTTCAGGTTATCGCGGGTGAAGTCATTGGGCTGCGCCTGGTAAGAGGGCCCTTTTGCCTGGTAGGGAGATTTTTTGTTGATGGCGCTCACGGGAAATGCGTCAAAGCCATTGTCCAGTACATTCTGGCTTACACCGGTAGCGGCGCTGGCATTCACATACAGCTGGTTGGGCGCTTTCTTCATCACCATGTTCACGGTGCCACCTACTGCATCTGCCTCCATGTTAGGCGTAAGCGTTTTAGACACTTCCACTCTTTCTACCAGGTCTGCCGGGAAAAGGTCCAGGGGCACAAAGCGGTTCTTGTTATCCGGGCTGGGGATCTTGATGCCGTTGATCAGCGTATTGTTATAGCGCTGGTCCATACCGCGGATGATAGCATAGCGGCCTTCCCCGCTGCTGCTGCGTTCTACAGACACGCCGGAGATGCGCTGCATCACATTGGCAATGGTAATATCAGGGGAGAGCCGGATGGCCTTGGCAGATATGATGTTCATCGTATTTGGTGCCAGCTGCTCAGATCTTTTAGCGCTGTTTTCTGATTCCCGGTCATAGTTTGCGCCGGTAACCACCACTTCATTCAGGGCGGAAGAAGAAGCCTGTAACGTGAGGCTGATCTTTATATTGTCACGCACGGTGATCACCGTATCCAGCTTCAGGTAGCCTACGTAGCTGCACTGGAAATGATAGGTGCCTGGTTGTATGTTCTCCAGGACAAAAGACCCGTCCAGGCGTGCGCTGGTGCTGCGTTTTAGCTCGGGAATGAAAATGGTGGCGCCTATCATCTGCTCTTTGGTGTGAGCATCAACGATGGTGCCTTTGATAACGTGGTGTGCTTGTTGGCTGAATGCAATACGGGGAATAAGGGAAAGGGTAAGTAAAGACAGAAATCGCAATCGCATTTTTAGGAATTTCGGGCAAAGAAATAAAAAAACGATTGCGGGTTTCAACCCTTCATCCCTTATAACAAAATCGTAATAGTATGGTAAAGATTTGTTAACAGTGGGAACCAGCGGTTCTTCCGGTATACGTGGACGTTAGGAAGGGTGATAAGCCTGTAATCCTTATTGGCACAGTGTTCCAGTGAATCTGTAGGACTTATGAAGGGCCGGTTAACAGTAATTAACAGATATGAACGGCTATAATTATAACAGCAATAAAAAACGCCGCTGGTGTGGCAGCGGCGTTCCGGTTATCGTGGTGCAATGATGCTTTGCAGTCGTTGCCGGTCTCCCCGGAAAGCTACCAGTGCGCCTACATGCAGTGCGGCAAACTTGCGCAGGGCCGGGCTGGGGGCAGCATCGTGATGGTGCTTGCGGTGGCGGAAGTAAAGGGCGATAGCGCCCAGGGTGCGGATAAACCCGGTTACGCTCCACCAGCCCATCACCAGGGTACGGGATAAAGCGCTGCTGGTGGCCTTATCCAGGCATGCAGGACAGGCTACAGTATAGCGGTCTGTGGTGCGGTTAGACAGCAGCATGGCCCTTACCTCGCGGGAAAAGGTGCCATTCAGGGGTTCCCGGCTGGAGCATGCAGGGCATTGCAGGCCTTGCAAGACTTCGCAGAGCTCCGCTATTTCTTCCGGTGTCTGATCCCGGTTCTGGGCTTCCACGCCTTCAAAAATACCGGCGGGCAACTGGCGCCGGTCCACTTCGTAGGCAATCACTTCCACCGCTACCGGCGTAAGGCCACGGGCATTGGTAGTAGTGGTACGGATAAATTCTTCATCACTCATTTTCGCGTAGCGTTCCTTTACTACACTGATATCTACTCGCATACGTCAGTTCAGATTAGCGGCCGGCAAAGTAACCATTTTCGGGCACTTTCCGGGGTAATTACTGTCAAATGACTGCCAGCATATCTGCGTACCGGGGCGCCCAGCCCAGTTCACGCCGGGCTTTATCTGCCAGCAGCCAGCTATTGGACCCAAAGCCGGTATGTGCGCCTTCTGCGCCCCACAGGGCCGTGGCTTCGTCCATGGTTAGCTGGCGTACCGGCGTGGTAAGCCCGCTGCGCCGGCGGATGGTGGCGGCTATTTCGGCCAGGCTGTTCAACCCGTTCTCTGCGTAAAAGAAACTACCGGCCTTTGCCTTTTCCAGGGCCAGTACGTAAAGGTCTGCCAGGTCTTCTATGTGCACATTAGACCAGATATTCCGGCCTTCACCGATCACCACGGACTGGCCCAGCTGGCGCGCCGTGGCGTAGAGCGCGGGCACCTGTATGCTGTCTGTTTTCAGGCCGAGTCCCTGCCCATACACCATGGGCGGGCATATTACAATACTGCGGATGCCGTTTTGCGCCGCGTCCACCACCGCGCGGTCTATGGCCACGCGGCCGGTCTTTTCCAGGATCACGGTGGTGGGCAGGTCTTCCAGCGGGGTTTCCGCGGCAAAGGCGCCGGCGGCTTTATCTGCCACAATACTGGAACCGGATGTCTGGATAAAGGTCTTGCCGGTACGCGCCAGGATGTCCAGTACCAGGGCTATGAAGTAGGGATCATCTGCGGTGGCGGTATTGATAAAGGCATCTGCAGCCTGTAGTTCCCGGCGGAGGAGCGCGGGGTCCTGGATGCTGCCGGTGACGGTTTGAATGCCCATCGCCTGTACCCGGACCGCATCGGCGGGCTGGCGCACCAGGGCCGTTACAGAATAGCCGGCGGCTACCAGTTTTACTGCTACAGAGCCGCCAATGTAACCGGTAACACCAGTGAGGAAAATGTGTTTCATGATAGGTCGCATTAGTCATCCAAAGGTCGTTGCCCGTGCAGGAGCGGCGTTTGTACAGAACTGCGGAAAAGTGGTAAATAAACAGGATGAACGGATTATTCCTGTAAAAATCACGCAATTGGTGTAACTTTAAGTACACCTCCGCGCGTGAATCCACCACCCATATGCATACACCTCCCCATGAAACCAGATGGCCGGTATGGGCCACAGAACCGGTAGTGGTCGTAGATCATGATCCCCATTGGGCTGTACAGGCCATGGAAGAGATCCGCGCCCTGCAGCCATTGCTGCGGCCCTTTGGCAACTCCGGCATCTGGCACGTAGGCAGCACGGCCGTAAAAGGCCTGCGGGCCAAGCCGGTACTGGACCTGGTGGCGCCCATTGAATCACTGGAACGTACGGCTGTCATTACCCGCATGCTGGCGCCGTATCACTGGCACTATGTGCCGTATGAACTGGATCAGCGGCCCTGGCGCCGTTTTTTTATCAAGGTGGAGCAGAACAAACGCATTGCCCACCTGCACCTGGTACTACCCGAAGAAAGGCGCTGGCACGAACAGTTGCGCTTCCGCGACATCCTGCAGGACAACGTATATGTAAGACAGGCCTATGCAGAACTGAAGACCATGCTGGCCGAAGAATACCGCCACGACCGTGACGCCTACACAGCTGCGAAATCTGACTTTATCCGTAGAACATTAAAAGATTATTGAGCGGATTGCAATAAAGCTTACCGGGAATCGTTAAATGTTTCTTAAACACAACTACGATACTATAACGATTTCAAAAACATGGCTACTTTTAGGCCATGTGGTATAAGCGCGATGTATTTGTTTTGACCCTCTGACCCTGTGACTGTGAATCATGCTTTCCCGCTAACCACTACGTTGTAATTGTAGTAGCATAGGTTTTCGTACTGCTTTAATTGCCCTTCATGAAATTTTTAGTGCTTGTCATCTGTGGATGCCTGGGGCTCGCCATTGCCCATGCCCAAACGGGAACTGTGACCGGGAAATTAACGGACACGCTGAATAAACGTGAGCCGGGAATGGCTACGGTGCAGGTGCGGCGCACGGCCGACAGTACATTGGTCACCTACCGCCTGGCCAATGAACGCGGCGATTTTAAGATACC encodes the following:
- a CDS encoding NAD-dependent epimerase/dehydratase family protein, with protein sequence MKHIFLTGVTGYIGGSVAVKLVAAGYSVTALVRQPADAVRVQAMGIQTVTGSIQDPALLRRELQAADAFINTATADDPYFIALVLDILARTGKTFIQTSGSSIVADKAAGAFAAETPLEDLPTTVILEKTGRVAIDRAVVDAAQNGIRSIVICPPMVYGQGLGLKTDSIQVPALYATARQLGQSVVIGEGRNIWSNVHIEDLADLYVLALEKAKAGSFFYAENGLNSLAEIAATIRRRSGLTTPVRQLTMDEATALWGAEGAHTGFGSNSWLLADKARRELGWAPRYADMLAVI
- a CDS encoding GrpB family protein, with translation MHTPPHETRWPVWATEPVVVVDHDPHWAVQAMEEIRALQPLLRPFGNSGIWHVGSTAVKGLRAKPVLDLVAPIESLERTAVITRMLAPYHWHYVPYELDQRPWRRFFIKVEQNKRIAHLHLVLPEERRWHEQLRFRDILQDNVYVRQAYAELKTMLAEEYRHDRDAYTAAKSDFIRRTLKDY